The Thermoanaerobaculia bacterium genome includes a region encoding these proteins:
- a CDS encoding ABC transporter ATP-binding protein, translating to MSEKEPEKKKPKLKLESVWREARTLVWAQRRRLGWALVLMLIGRLAGLVLPASSKFLIDDVLGKGDRGLLVPLALAAGAATLVQAATGWGLAQLLGIAAQKQIAEMRKKLHAHVLRLPTSYFDGTKSGELISRVMTDAEGIRNLVGTGLVQLVGGLVTAVLALGVLFWLNWHLTAAILGVLVLFAGMLSYAFKRLRPIFRERNKIQAEITGRLAESLGGVRVVKAYTAETFEEEVFGGGIDKLFGNIRSTMSGIAGVTSGSTALLGVVGVIMMVVGGRSILAGSMTLGDFVMYIFFSGLLVAPVAEIAAIGTQLTEAFAGLDRIREIFGKTTEDDEDAARLPVEKLRGEVEFEDVWFEYQPDTPVLRGVSFRSAAGSTTALVGSSGSGKSTLIGLVMAFHRPTRGRIRVDGTDLAELRLRDYRRHLGAVFQDNFLFDGTIAENIAYSRPHATRDDVLAAAKVAHCDEFVTGFENGYETIVGERGVKLSGGQRQRVAIARAVLANPTILILDEATSSLDSESEAMIQDGLATLRAGRTTFVIAHRLSTIRSADQILVIEEGEVVEHGTHHELIAREGRYKQLHDRQYRLESDRFINPGEDFTPPAEGGSAEPVKLTPTGRL from the coding sequence ATGAGCGAGAAGGAGCCGGAGAAGAAGAAGCCCAAGCTGAAGCTCGAGTCGGTCTGGCGCGAGGCCCGGACGCTGGTGTGGGCGCAGCGCCGCCGGCTGGGCTGGGCCCTGGTGCTGATGCTGATCGGCCGGTTGGCCGGGCTCGTCCTGCCGGCGTCGTCGAAGTTCCTCATCGACGACGTCCTGGGCAAGGGGGACCGCGGACTTCTCGTGCCCCTGGCGCTCGCCGCGGGCGCGGCGACCCTGGTGCAGGCGGCGACCGGATGGGGGCTCGCGCAGCTCCTCGGCATCGCCGCCCAGAAGCAGATCGCCGAGATGCGCAAGAAGCTGCACGCCCACGTCCTGCGTCTGCCGACCAGCTACTTCGACGGTACGAAGAGCGGTGAGCTCATCTCGCGTGTCATGACCGACGCCGAAGGGATCCGCAATCTCGTCGGCACCGGGCTCGTGCAGCTGGTCGGCGGGCTGGTGACCGCTGTCCTCGCGCTCGGCGTCCTCTTCTGGCTGAACTGGCATCTCACCGCGGCGATCCTCGGCGTCCTGGTGCTCTTCGCGGGCATGCTCTCCTACGCCTTCAAGCGCCTGCGTCCGATCTTCCGCGAGCGCAACAAGATCCAGGCGGAGATCACCGGCCGGCTCGCCGAGTCGCTCGGCGGCGTCCGGGTCGTCAAGGCCTACACCGCGGAGACGTTCGAGGAGGAGGTCTTCGGCGGCGGCATCGACAAGCTGTTCGGCAACATCCGCAGCACGATGAGTGGCATCGCCGGCGTCACCAGTGGCTCGACGGCGCTCCTGGGCGTCGTCGGCGTGATCATGATGGTCGTGGGTGGGCGCTCGATTCTCGCCGGCTCGATGACGCTCGGCGATTTCGTCATGTACATCTTCTTCAGCGGCCTGCTGGTCGCGCCGGTGGCGGAGATCGCGGCGATCGGCACCCAGTTGACCGAGGCCTTCGCCGGCCTCGACCGCATCCGCGAGATCTTCGGCAAGACGACGGAGGACGACGAGGACGCGGCCCGCCTTCCGGTCGAGAAGCTGCGCGGCGAGGTCGAGTTCGAGGATGTCTGGTTCGAGTACCAGCCCGACACACCGGTCCTGCGCGGGGTTTCGTTCCGGTCGGCGGCGGGCTCGACGACGGCTCTCGTCGGCTCGTCGGGTTCGGGCAAGAGCACCCTGATCGGGCTGGTCATGGCGTTTCACCGTCCGACCCGCGGCCGCATCCGCGTCGACGGGACGGATCTCGCGGAGCTGCGCCTGCGTGACTATCGGCGGCACCTCGGGGCGGTCTTCCAGGACAACTTCCTCTTCGACGGCACGATCGCCGAGAACATCGCCTACTCGCGGCCGCACGCCACCCGCGACGATGTGCTCGCGGCGGCGAAGGTCGCGCACTGCGACGAGTTCGTGACCGGTTTCGAGAACGGCTACGAGACGATCGTCGGGGAGCGCGGGGTCAAGCTCTCGGGCGGCCAGCGCCAGCGCGTGGCGATCGCTCGCGCCGTGCTCGCCAACCCGACGATTCTGATCCTGGACGAGGCGACCTCGAGCCTCGACAGCGAGAGTGAGGCGATGATCCAGGACGGTCTGGCGACCCTGCGGGCCGGCCGGACGACCTTCGTCATCGCCCACCGGCTGTCGACGATCCGCAGCGCCGACCAGATCCTCGTCATCGAAGAGGGCGAGGTCGTCGAGCACGGTACCCACCACGAGCTCATCGCCCGCGAGGGACGTTACAAGCAGTTGCACGATCGACAGTACCGGCTCGAAAGTGACCGCTTCATCAATCCCGGCGAGGACTTCACGCCGCCCGCCGAGGGCGGCTCGGCCGAGCCGGTCAAGCTCACCCCGACCGGGCGGCTCTGA
- a CDS encoding carboxypeptidase regulatory-like domain-containing protein has protein sequence MRQVALLLAALLLPAVAGGQDWRGPAALEVQVEDAKGRNLAGAEILLVYLSPEGGGSLPSVLTDANGKANIGGLAAGRWTAEIRHSGQMSFRAELTLAADAKPVVQSASHLMAPGATSTMKVKFGRGRGGAPAPAPPAPKTLAQELPPPAPVAPAAAPAPAQAAAKAPVKELSPAVSVAPAPAPVAPAPAAKAPVQELPPAVPVAPAPAPVAPAPAPAPVPAAPAAKAPVKEVPPAVAAAPVPAPVPAAPAAKAPVKEKPLAGPVAPVPAPAAAPAPEEAPKENVPPIAPVSPVAPAPAQVPPSAAPVIPAPAPVAVPAAPAAPAAVVPAPTAPAAPIRARLCVECPPGESAAWGEAAIAGGATAGCPADLQARLRAVDLGAVGALSGELEAAGLGCRVVAVELPAGARFTGFRFEAQSAGVAADCLPGRDCPAGGCRFPNEPVLRVEGNRTTLLVAFESTAPDLRRAVVAGYSTYSKR, from the coding sequence ATGCGACAGGTAGCCCTTCTCCTTGCGGCGCTCCTTCTGCCGGCGGTCGCCGGCGGCCAGGACTGGCGCGGTCCGGCAGCGCTCGAGGTGCAGGTGGAGGACGCCAAGGGCAGGAACCTCGCCGGGGCCGAGATTCTGCTGGTCTATCTCTCTCCGGAGGGCGGCGGCAGCCTGCCTTCGGTACTGACCGACGCCAACGGCAAGGCGAACATCGGCGGGCTGGCGGCGGGCCGGTGGACCGCGGAGATCCGCCACTCCGGGCAGATGAGCTTCCGGGCCGAGCTGACGCTCGCCGCCGACGCGAAGCCGGTGGTGCAGTCGGCCTCCCACCTGATGGCGCCCGGCGCGACCTCGACGATGAAGGTCAAGTTTGGGCGCGGCCGCGGCGGGGCCCCCGCGCCGGCACCGCCGGCGCCAAAGACTCTGGCCCAGGAACTGCCGCCGCCGGCACCGGTAGCCCCTGCGGCAGCGCCCGCTCCGGCCCAGGCGGCGGCAAAGGCTCCAGTTAAGGAACTGTCGCCAGCCGTGTCCGTGGCTCCTGCGCCCGCGCCCGTGGCGCCCGCGCCGGCAGCAAAGGCTCCGGTTCAGGAACTGCCTCCAGCTGTGCCGGTGGCTCCTGCTCCTGCGCCCGTGGCTCCCGCTCCGGCTCCTGCGCCTGTTCCGGCCGCTCCGGCGGCAAAGGCTCCAGTAAAGGAAGTGCCGCCAGCTGTGGCGGCGGCTCCTGTACCCGCTCCGGTGCCGGCCGCGCCGGCGGCAAAGGCTCCAGTGAAGGAAAAGCCTTTAGCTGGGCCAGTGGCTCCGGTACCTGCGCCTGCGGCCGCTCCAGCGCCTGAAGAGGCCCCGAAAGAGAACGTGCCCCCGATCGCTCCGGTCTCTCCGGTCGCTCCGGCTCCAGCGCAAGTGCCGCCTTCGGCTGCTCCGGTGATTCCCGCGCCGGCGCCCGTTGCGGTTCCTGCAGCTCCTGCGGCACCTGCGGCAGTCGTGCCTGCGCCGACGGCTCCGGCGGCGCCCATTCGGGCGCGGCTTTGTGTCGAGTGCCCGCCGGGGGAGAGCGCGGCGTGGGGGGAGGCGGCGATCGCGGGCGGCGCGACTGCGGGCTGTCCGGCCGACCTGCAGGCGCGGTTGCGGGCCGTGGATCTCGGCGCCGTGGGTGCCCTGTCGGGCGAGCTCGAGGCCGCGGGCCTGGGGTGCCGGGTGGTGGCGGTGGAGCTGCCGGCGGGAGCGCGCTTCACCGGCTTCCGCTTCGAGGCGCAGAGCGCCGGTGTGGCCGCCGATTGTCTGCCGGGTCGCGACTGCCCGGCGGGCGGCTGCCGCTTCCCCAACGAGCCGGTCCTGCGGGTGGAGGGCAATCGCACCACGCTGCTGGTCGCCTTCGAGAGCACCGCGCCGGACCTCCGCCGCGCCGTCGTCGCCGGTTACTCGACCTACAGCAAGCGTTAG
- a CDS encoding molybdopterin-dependent oxidoreductase produces the protein MKVPSACPLDCPDACSLEVTVEHGRVTKIDGTRDRNPVTEGYICAKVRKFPDQLYGKERILEPMMRVGEKGEGVFEPLSWQQAISLAAKRLVETRDRFGGEAILPFCYGGSNGYLSQDSTDALLFHRLGASRLARTVCAAATGSAALGLYGKMEGVAFNDYPAARLVVVWGCNPAVSGIHLVPPIQAARDAGAKLVVLDPRATPIAKQADLHLPVRPGTDLVVALAVIRELFTSGRADRDFLDRHATRADELERRAAPWTLDRAAQVAGLRPADLARFIDLYASISPAVVRCGWGLERNRNGGSAVAAVLALPAVAGKFGVRGGGYTLSNSAAWKMNARAISGPDAETRIINMNRLGAALTTTTERPIHLLFVYNSNALMTTPNQTLVRRGLEREDLFTIVFDQVLTDTARYADLVLPATTFLEHHDLARGYGSFVLQEIAPVIEPVGQARSNYSVFADLAVRTGVASADEIPTEQAAIGLILDSSGRGVDLRTQLTEKGFARPASGDHPVQFVDVFPKTDDRKIHLVPVALDAESREGLYVYQDDPATDRTPLALISPATNRTISSTLGQLRKGPVPLEMHPDDAAARGLAEGQRVRVANALGEVLCRLRISNDQRPGVVELPKGLWAHNTDNGATACALAPDSYTDLGDGACFNDARVEVSPA, from the coding sequence GTGAAAGTCCCCTCGGCCTGCCCGCTCGACTGCCCTGACGCTTGCAGTCTCGAAGTGACGGTTGAGCACGGGCGGGTCACGAAGATCGACGGTACCCGCGACCGCAATCCGGTCACCGAAGGCTACATCTGCGCCAAGGTGAGGAAGTTCCCGGACCAGCTCTACGGCAAGGAGCGCATCCTCGAACCCATGATGCGCGTCGGAGAGAAGGGTGAAGGGGTCTTCGAACCGCTCTCCTGGCAGCAGGCGATCTCCCTCGCCGCGAAGCGGCTGGTCGAGACCCGCGATCGCTTCGGAGGCGAGGCCATTCTCCCCTTCTGCTACGGCGGCTCGAACGGCTACCTCTCGCAGGACTCGACCGACGCCCTGCTCTTCCACCGCCTCGGCGCCTCCCGCCTGGCGCGCACCGTCTGCGCCGCGGCCACCGGCAGCGCAGCCCTGGGGCTGTACGGCAAGATGGAAGGGGTCGCCTTCAACGACTACCCCGCCGCCCGGCTCGTCGTGGTCTGGGGCTGCAATCCCGCCGTGTCGGGTATCCATCTCGTGCCGCCGATCCAGGCCGCCCGCGATGCCGGCGCCAAACTCGTCGTCCTCGATCCGCGCGCCACTCCGATCGCCAAGCAGGCGGATCTTCATCTGCCGGTGCGCCCGGGCACCGACCTCGTCGTCGCCCTGGCGGTGATCCGCGAGCTCTTCACGAGCGGCCGCGCCGACCGCGACTTCCTCGACCGCCATGCGACCCGCGCCGACGAGCTCGAACGCCGGGCAGCGCCCTGGACGCTCGACCGGGCGGCCCAGGTCGCCGGTTTGCGGCCCGCCGACCTGGCGCGCTTCATCGACCTCTACGCCTCGATCTCGCCGGCCGTGGTGCGCTGCGGCTGGGGCCTCGAGCGCAATCGCAACGGCGGTTCCGCCGTCGCAGCGGTCCTCGCCCTGCCCGCCGTCGCCGGCAAGTTCGGAGTGCGCGGCGGCGGCTACACGCTGTCCAACTCCGCGGCCTGGAAGATGAACGCGCGGGCGATCTCCGGTCCGGACGCCGAGACGAGGATCATCAACATGAACCGGCTCGGCGCGGCGCTCACCACCACCACAGAGAGGCCGATCCACCTGCTCTTCGTCTACAACTCGAACGCCCTGATGACGACGCCCAACCAGACGCTCGTCCGCCGGGGCCTCGAGCGCGAAGACCTGTTCACGATCGTCTTCGACCAGGTGCTCACCGACACCGCCCGCTACGCCGACCTCGTGCTGCCGGCGACCACGTTCCTCGAGCACCACGACCTCGCGCGCGGCTACGGCTCCTTCGTCCTGCAGGAGATCGCCCCGGTCATCGAACCGGTCGGCCAGGCGCGCTCGAACTACAGCGTCTTCGCCGACCTCGCGGTCCGCACCGGAGTCGCCTCGGCCGACGAGATTCCGACCGAACAGGCCGCGATCGGGCTGATTCTCGATTCGAGCGGGCGTGGCGTCGATCTGCGCACGCAGCTCACGGAGAAGGGCTTCGCGCGCCCGGCCTCCGGCGACCATCCGGTGCAGTTCGTCGACGTCTTCCCGAAGACGGACGATCGCAAGATCCACCTCGTGCCCGTGGCGCTCGACGCCGAGTCCCGCGAAGGTCTCTACGTCTACCAGGACGATCCGGCCACCGACCGTACGCCGCTGGCGCTCATCTCGCCGGCGACCAACCGGACGATCAGCTCGACTCTCGGACAGCTGCGCAAGGGACCGGTACCGCTCGAGATGCACCCTGACGACGCCGCCGCGCGCGGACTCGCCGAGGGTCAGCGGGTGCGGGTGGCGAACGCACTCGGCGAGGTGCTCTGCCGGCTGCGGATCTCGAACGACCAGCGTCCGGGCGTCGTCGAGCTGCCGAAGGGTCTCTGGGCGCACAACACCGACAACGGGGCGACCGCCTGCGCCCTCGCCCCCGACAGCTACACCGACCTGGGCGACGGCGCCTGCTTCAACGACGCCCGGGTCGAAGTCTCGCCGGCCTGA
- a CDS encoding NAD(P)-dependent oxidoreductase: MTTLAGKTLMITGASRGIGLAIGLRAARDGANVAILAKTTEPHPRLPGTIYTAAEEIESAGGKALPIACDIREETQVKAAVEAVRARFGGIDILINNASAISLTPTLDTPMKRFDLMFSVNVRGTFLCSQACIPDLKRAENPHILNMSPPLNMDPKWFAGHVAYTMAKYGMSMCVLGMAEELRGDGVAVNALWPRTAIDTAALAMLGGFVAAANSRKPEILADAAHWILTQPARQCTGNFFIDDEVLRRAGVTDLDAYAVDPAQPLIADFFL, from the coding sequence ATGACCACCCTTGCAGGCAAGACCCTCATGATCACCGGCGCATCCCGTGGCATCGGGCTCGCCATCGGGCTGCGCGCCGCGCGCGACGGCGCCAACGTCGCGATTCTCGCCAAGACCACCGAGCCGCACCCCCGCCTTCCAGGAACGATCTACACCGCCGCCGAGGAGATCGAGAGCGCCGGCGGCAAGGCTCTGCCGATCGCCTGCGACATCCGCGAGGAGACGCAGGTGAAGGCCGCCGTGGAAGCGGTCCGGGCGCGCTTCGGCGGCATCGACATTCTGATCAACAACGCCTCGGCGATCAGCCTCACGCCGACTCTCGACACCCCGATGAAGCGTTTCGACCTGATGTTCTCGGTCAACGTGCGCGGGACCTTCCTCTGCTCGCAGGCCTGCATACCGGACCTCAAGCGGGCGGAGAACCCGCACATCCTCAACATGTCCCCGCCGCTCAACATGGATCCGAAGTGGTTCGCCGGGCACGTCGCCTACACCATGGCCAAGTACGGCATGAGCATGTGCGTCCTCGGCATGGCCGAAGAGCTTCGGGGCGACGGCGTGGCGGTCAACGCACTCTGGCCGCGCACGGCGATCGACACCGCAGCGCTCGCCATGCTCGGCGGCTTCGTGGCGGCGGCGAACAGCCGCAAGCCGGAGATCCTCGCCGACGCCGCACACTGGATCCTCACCCAGCCGGCGCGCCAGTGCACCGGCAACTTCTTCATCGACGACGAGGTCCTGCGGCGCGCCGGCGTCACCGACCTCGACGCGTACGCGGTGGATCCGGCGCAACCGCTGATCGCGGACTTCTTCCTGTGA
- a CDS encoding DEAD/DEAH box helicase, with the protein MSLERFDPRIRTWFEQRFGAPTEVQRLAWGPIADGRHILLTAPTGSGKTLTAFLWALQQLATGVWEDGTTRVLYISPLKALNADIERNLAEPLAGIAEAFRAAGGELPRIRVAMRSGDTPPAERQRIVRQRPEILITTPESLNLLVNSKAGPALFAGLRTVILDEIHAVAASKRGTHLITAVDRLVLFAGEFQRIALSATVRPLDRIASWVGGFRLERGADDLPRYVRRSVAVAESRQPKRYDVEVRLPPALAAVPAEEREGDTLWTAISADLRDRIREARSTLVFTNSRRLSEKLTRLINDGAPRELAWSHHGSLARELRSAIEKRLKAGDLPALVATSSLELGIDIGALDQVLLVQAPRSLASAAQRVGRAGHAVGEVSRARFYPTHARDFLECAVAARAVLDGDIEPIRPVSAPLDLLAQWIVGMVAHERWRADDLYDFLRTSAPYHELPRRQFDLVVEMLAGRYADARIAELRPRVAFDRLDGTIAARPGAARLVAQSGGTIPDRGYFQLRIEDSNARLGELDEEFVWERSLGDTFLLGTQSWRIRRITANEVFVAPARGGAVLAPFWRADARDRGAVFSERIGRLLERADSELEHPGFESALAEEYALDAAAAAELARQLRAARAALGGRLPHRRRLVFEESLERASSGTAHPGDGRRQVVLYTFWGGTLNRPLALALAAAWEEAEGTPIETLADDDAVLLVLPAGADARQLLARVTPERLEQLLRARLESSGFFGAQFRQNAQRALLLPRAGPSRRTPLWVSRQNAKKLLEAVARFDDFPVTLETWRSSLHDEFDLESLRGRLEELGRGEIEIHNVRSDRPSPLAAGLVWRRTNELMYEDDMPGARRGATVRADLLREIALGGDRPRIAVRLAEEFRRKVQRLLPGYAPQTPTELLEWVKERLFVPLAEWDELLAVLERDRPGSSREMLAGLAVGDKLLTVAAPLAPVVTPAAVGSAPAAAPGAVAVVVARENLPRFARLAGSATVAVRSALLATLLEEWLRFYPPVEVTWAAEQWGVAPSELEAALATLEAGERVVAGDLLAADSTPRASRQVAVVATIETLLRWRRAAARPAFEPLALGELPLFLARWQGLTERGTGNEGLQAALERLFGFPAPAALWESDLLPSRLEPYFPTWLDGLFEESELVWFGTGRERIGFAFRPDLDLFQPLVRSPEAAEPEPGEVAAVAVRDLLAGEPRGLEIGEVVERSGLGLGAVNAALWSLVWRGEATCGSLRVLRQGIVSGFELESPMPESVSRPTGGLAGGAGRSRRGLFRRWQGSAPLAGRWRTLGGRPEEALHGTSDPLVEEERSRERARLLLDRYGVLFRELLAVELPALAWSRVQRSLRGLELAGEIVAGRFFDGLPGLQFALPSAVRQLREGLPAAAVWWCSALDPASPCGLDLPGIAGPVPRALLRRVASTRLAYRGSRLCAVFARGGRELHFFVPADDPGLAELLEPLRCALTRTVGASRSLDIETINGEAAGSSPYLGAFAAFERTRDGGLLRLSRRYASREAGER; encoded by the coding sequence GTGAGTCTCGAGCGCTTCGACCCCCGGATCCGCACCTGGTTCGAGCAGCGCTTCGGCGCTCCGACCGAGGTCCAGCGGCTGGCCTGGGGTCCGATCGCCGACGGCCGGCACATCCTGCTTACCGCCCCGACCGGGAGCGGCAAGACCCTGACCGCCTTCCTCTGGGCGTTGCAGCAGCTCGCGACCGGGGTCTGGGAGGACGGGACGACGCGCGTGCTCTACATCTCTCCCCTCAAGGCGCTGAACGCCGACATCGAACGCAACCTCGCCGAGCCTCTGGCCGGGATCGCCGAGGCTTTTCGCGCCGCGGGCGGCGAACTGCCGCGCATCCGGGTGGCGATGCGCAGCGGCGACACGCCGCCTGCCGAACGCCAGAGGATCGTGCGCCAGCGCCCGGAGATCCTGATCACGACCCCGGAGAGCCTCAATCTGCTGGTCAACTCGAAAGCCGGGCCGGCGCTCTTCGCGGGCCTGCGGACGGTGATCCTCGACGAGATCCACGCCGTCGCGGCGAGCAAGCGGGGCACCCACCTCATCACCGCCGTGGACCGCCTGGTGCTCTTCGCCGGCGAGTTCCAGCGCATCGCGCTGTCGGCGACCGTGCGGCCCCTCGACCGCATCGCTTCGTGGGTCGGAGGCTTCCGGCTGGAACGCGGCGCCGACGACCTTCCGCGCTACGTGCGGCGTTCGGTCGCGGTCGCCGAGTCGCGCCAGCCGAAGCGTTACGACGTCGAGGTGCGGCTGCCCCCGGCGCTCGCCGCCGTCCCCGCAGAGGAGCGCGAGGGCGATACCCTCTGGACCGCCATCTCCGCCGATCTCCGCGACCGGATCCGCGAGGCGCGCTCGACGCTGGTCTTCACCAACAGCCGGCGGCTCTCCGAGAAGCTCACCCGCCTGATCAACGACGGCGCGCCGCGCGAGCTCGCCTGGTCACACCATGGCTCGCTCGCGCGCGAGCTGCGCAGCGCGATCGAGAAGCGGCTCAAGGCCGGGGATCTGCCGGCGCTGGTGGCGACGAGCTCGCTCGAGCTCGGCATCGACATCGGCGCGCTCGACCAGGTGCTGCTGGTGCAGGCGCCGCGCTCGCTCGCCTCGGCCGCGCAACGCGTCGGGCGCGCCGGGCACGCGGTCGGCGAGGTCAGCCGGGCGCGCTTCTACCCGACCCACGCGCGCGATTTCCTCGAATGTGCGGTCGCCGCGCGGGCGGTGCTGGACGGCGATATCGAGCCGATTCGACCGGTGAGCGCGCCGCTCGACCTGCTGGCGCAATGGATCGTCGGCATGGTGGCGCACGAGCGCTGGCGCGCCGACGATCTCTACGACTTCCTGCGGACGAGCGCGCCCTACCACGAGCTGCCCCGCCGTCAGTTCGACCTCGTGGTCGAGATGCTCGCCGGGCGCTACGCCGACGCGCGGATCGCCGAGCTCCGCCCGCGAGTCGCTTTCGACCGCCTCGACGGCACGATCGCGGCCCGTCCGGGCGCCGCGCGCCTCGTCGCCCAGTCGGGCGGCACGATCCCGGATCGCGGCTACTTCCAGCTGCGGATCGAGGACTCGAACGCCCGCCTCGGCGAGCTCGACGAGGAGTTCGTCTGGGAGCGCTCGCTGGGTGACACCTTCCTGCTGGGAACGCAGTCGTGGCGCATCCGGCGTATCACCGCGAACGAGGTCTTCGTCGCTCCGGCCCGCGGCGGTGCGGTGCTCGCGCCGTTCTGGCGGGCGGATGCGCGCGATCGCGGTGCGGTCTTCTCGGAGCGCATCGGCCGGCTGCTCGAACGCGCCGACAGCGAGCTCGAGCATCCCGGCTTCGAATCGGCGCTGGCCGAAGAGTACGCGCTCGACGCGGCCGCGGCGGCCGAGCTGGCGCGTCAGCTGCGCGCGGCGAGGGCCGCCCTGGGCGGCCGCCTGCCGCATCGGCGCCGGCTGGTGTTCGAAGAATCCCTCGAGCGCGCCAGCAGCGGCACGGCGCATCCGGGCGACGGCCGGCGCCAGGTCGTGCTCTACACCTTCTGGGGAGGGACCCTCAATCGACCGCTCGCGCTCGCGCTCGCGGCGGCCTGGGAGGAGGCAGAAGGGACCCCGATCGAGACCCTGGCCGACGACGACGCGGTGCTGCTCGTTCTGCCGGCCGGCGCCGATGCACGCCAGCTGCTCGCGCGGGTGACGCCGGAGCGTCTGGAACAACTGCTGCGCGCGCGGCTCGAATCCTCCGGATTTTTCGGCGCCCAGTTCCGCCAGAATGCCCAGCGGGCGCTGCTCCTGCCGCGCGCCGGCCCGAGTCGGCGCACGCCGCTCTGGGTGTCGCGGCAGAACGCCAAGAAGCTGCTCGAGGCCGTGGCGCGCTTCGACGACTTTCCGGTGACGCTCGAAACCTGGCGGAGCTCTTTGCACGACGAGTTCGACCTCGAGAGCCTCCGCGGGCGGCTCGAAGAACTGGGACGCGGCGAGATCGAGATCCACAACGTGCGGAGCGACCGACCTTCGCCGCTGGCGGCGGGCCTGGTCTGGCGGCGGACCAACGAGCTGATGTACGAGGACGACATGCCGGGAGCCCGGCGCGGCGCCACCGTGCGCGCCGACCTGCTGCGCGAGATCGCGCTGGGCGGCGACCGCCCGCGGATCGCCGTGCGCCTGGCGGAGGAGTTCCGGCGCAAGGTCCAGCGGCTGCTTCCGGGATATGCGCCGCAGACCCCGACCGAGCTTCTCGAATGGGTCAAGGAGCGTCTCTTCGTGCCGCTCGCCGAGTGGGACGAGCTCCTCGCCGTCCTCGAGCGCGATCGCCCCGGAAGCAGCCGGGAGATGCTCGCCGGGCTCGCCGTAGGCGACAAGCTCCTGACGGTCGCCGCGCCACTCGCCCCGGTCGTGACTCCCGCTGCGGTTGGGAGCGCGCCCGCCGCCGCGCCCGGCGCGGTGGCGGTGGTGGTCGCGCGCGAGAACCTGCCGCGGTTCGCGCGGCTCGCCGGATCCGCCACCGTCGCGGTGCGGAGCGCGCTCCTCGCCACGCTGCTCGAGGAGTGGCTGCGCTTCTATCCACCGGTCGAGGTCACCTGGGCGGCCGAGCAGTGGGGCGTCGCCCCGAGCGAGCTCGAGGCCGCGCTGGCGACACTGGAGGCCGGCGAGCGCGTCGTCGCCGGCGACCTGCTCGCTGCGGATTCCACCCCGAGGGCGTCTCGGCAGGTGGCCGTCGTGGCGACGATCGAGACTCTCCTGCGCTGGCGCCGGGCGGCGGCGCGGCCGGCGTTCGAGCCGCTGGCGCTCGGCGAGCTGCCGCTCTTTCTCGCCCGCTGGCAGGGGCTCACCGAGCGCGGAACCGGCAACGAAGGGCTACAGGCGGCCCTGGAGCGCCTGTTCGGCTTCCCGGCACCGGCCGCGCTCTGGGAGAGCGATCTTCTTCCTTCCCGGCTGGAGCCGTACTTCCCGACCTGGCTCGACGGCCTGTTCGAAGAGAGTGAGCTCGTCTGGTTCGGCACCGGGCGGGAGCGCATCGGCTTCGCCTTTCGCCCCGACCTCGACCTCTTCCAGCCGCTCGTGCGATCTCCCGAGGCGGCGGAGCCCGAACCCGGCGAGGTCGCGGCGGTCGCGGTGCGCGACCTGCTTGCGGGCGAGCCGCGCGGCCTCGAGATCGGCGAGGTCGTCGAGCGCTCGGGGCTCGGACTCGGCGCGGTCAACGCGGCGCTCTGGTCGCTGGTCTGGAGAGGCGAGGCGACCTGCGGCTCGCTGCGCGTGCTGCGGCAGGGGATCGTCTCCGGATTCGAGCTGGAGAGTCCCATGCCGGAGAGCGTCTCCAGGCCCACCGGAGGTCTCGCAGGTGGGGCGGGGCGCAGCCGGCGCGGGCTCTTCCGGCGCTGGCAGGGGAGCGCGCCGCTTGCGGGTCGCTGGCGGACGCTCGGCGGTCGGCCCGAGGAGGCGCTGCACGGCACAAGCGATCCCCTGGTCGAGGAGGAGCGCAGCCGGGAACGCGCCCGGCTGCTGCTCGATCGTTATGGCGTGCTCTTTCGCGAGCTCCTGGCGGTCGAGCTCCCGGCCCTCGCCTGGAGCCGGGTTCAACGCTCGTTGCGCGGCCTCGAGCTCGCCGGCGAGATCGTCGCCGGCCGCTTCTTCGATGGGCTTCCCGGTCTGCAGTTCGCCCTGCCTTCCGCGGTCCGCCAACTGCGCGAGGGGTTGCCGGCGGCGGCTGTCTGGTGGTGCTCGGCACTCGACCCGGCTTCGCCCTGCGGCCTCGATCTGCCCGGCATCGCGGGCCCGGTGCCGCGGGCGCTGCTGCGGCGGGTGGCCTCGACGCGGCTGGCTTACCGCGGCAGCCGACTCTGCGCGGTCTTCGCCCGCGGCGGTCGCGAGCTGCACTTCTTCGTGCCCGCGGACGACCCCGGACTGGCGGAGCTGCTCGAACCGTTGCGCTGCGCGTTGACGCGCACGGTCGGCGCCTCGCGCAGCCTCGACATCGAGACGATCAACGGTGAGGCGGCCGGTTCGAGCCCCTACCTCGGGGCCTTCGCCGCCTTCGAGCGCACCCGCGACGGAGGACTGCTGCGCCTGAGCCGGCGCTATGCCAGCCGGGAGGCCGGCGAGCGCTGA